DNA from Ptychodera flava strain L36383 chromosome 15, AS_Pfla_20210202, whole genome shotgun sequence:
AAAACAGTCACATGACATGCAAACATAATCTACATTTTCCTAAGCTTGTTGATGGCAATCGATTTCTTCACCAATCGACGAACTTGTTTGGAGGAAACTGTCTTGCTTTCGTCAACTGCAATGTCATCAACGAGCGTTACTCTTTTTGGTGATGCAGGTGAAGGCAGTGAGGTGCCGACTTTCACggatgagggcgctgttggaTATGTCCTCGTCGGTGTACTGGGAGGAGATGGTGTTAGAGATGGGGATTTTCTACCGCTGACCTTTGCACAACACGATCTTGAGGAGGTGGATGGGTTGCACACGGTACATATTCCTGTGATTGGACATTTGGAACGAGATCTTGTCCTGGCGACGTCATCACTAAAAACAAAGCGTAGAAACAGGAAGAGTTAGACTAAAATGTGATACGTTTAAAAAAGTGACCGTGAAAGTGTTTTCTGTTTCGATACattatttcaacaatttttgtCCCTAAAGCTGTGTGAGTAATAAGATTGAAATGTTCCGAACAAACGCTTACCTGTCTACTGACGTGACTTTTGGTGTCTTTGCTATCTTTGGTGACGGCACTGGCGAGGATGACGATACATCCAGTTTCCTTTTTCTGTGCGTTTTTACCGGTGTGGTGGTCATTGGAGATGGCGAAAGACTGGTTTCTGGTTTTGCCAATTCAGTGCGGACATCAGCCATACTCTCCAATTCTGCAATTCTCTTGGACTTTTCAGAAACGTCTGGTAAAGCGTCTGTGTCAGTTGTCATGGCTTTTGCTGTCCTGTCTAAAAATggcagaaaacaaaatattttgtttaggTTTTGCGGTTTAAAAAGAAGCATATTGTCTTGGCACAGATACTCAGCTACTCAGATAAGAATTGCAATGTTTCCAGAGCAAACTTGTTTCGATTTAGATAATTGAATGAACTTACTTCTCTTTTTCAATGTTGTCTCCACCCTGGTTGCCATGGCATCTTCATCTACTGTTCCTCCTCTGGCATGGAATTCTTGCATCACTTCATGGTTGACTTCATCCATGAGTTGTTGGAGTGACATCTCTTCTCTAGCGCCCCCTATGATGACTTTGGACAGCAAATTAGCGTCCTTGAGCGCAACGTACTGGCCACCCGTCACGTGGGCAATAGCCATGAAGAAATCTTTGAATTCTTCAGCGTAAGATCCACAGGCAACGCTGTAGAGGGTGATATTTTTCTCCGCCATTTGCCGTGAAATTTTCATGGGGTCATGACCCGCAGGGCAACCTGAAGATGAATATAGATAAATAGCACAATGTTAATGTACTGAAAAAGAAATCACTTGACAGTAAGAATGGATAATGGTGGCGAATACAAAGGAGTAGagtataaaatattattgtattttatcaaTGTCGAGGTATTCTTTCTTATTGTAAAGTAAATTATTTCTAGTTCTATCCTAGAACGACGTCATTCATTGACATTCTAGCAGGTGAAAACATAACCAACCTTTTGGAAAGTTGTCACCACTGTCATCGAGCCCATGTGGCGGTGCATCAGCGACCAAAATGGTTACTTTGGTTGCTTGAGGGCGCCATTTCAGGTGAAGCGCTTCGTGCAGTCCATCAGCAACCGCTTCAGGTCCATCGCCTCCTGAACAACACAAAACAAGAGGATGTTATCGTTTGAAATGAAGACTAGCATTTCATACAACAGCCTTGAACAATCAAAATAAAGTCTAAAAGAGGAAACACGGAATTGCGAATATTTTTTCGATGAAGAATTTTGCAAGTCGATACTTACCGCCATAAGGACTCATGCTTGTCATTTTCTGTTGCATCTTCTTCAAGGATGGCGTGAAGTCCATGACACGGGTGATGAAAGTTCTGTCCTCTGGTGGATGGTCTCTGTATTCAACCAATGCCAAGTGAATGTCTGACATCTCCTTGGCAACGATCTCCTCTACAATACCCTGGATACTCTGTGGATGGATAGCAACGAAGAATAAATACTTATTCACAGGACTCTAAATTTAAGTTAAAAATTGGATTAAAGATGATTTGATAACCATTATATATTTTTCTGATATAACAGGCAGTgagttcatttttttttcaattaaaaagtcaaattttgcttCAAAGTTTAGGACTTAACGAATAAGCTGTAACAGTCAACATTTATCCCACCTCGATATGTCATAATATTCATGAAGTGAACGTGAAATGTGATTTTGATTTATACACCAATGATTTGTATGGGTGTGTACCTTTTTAGCCTGGTTGATATAACTTCCCATGCTGCTAGTGCAGTCAATAACGAATGCTAAATCCAACACCGAAGCATCATGGTGTTTAAGCAATGGCTGTGGTATGAAATCAGGTACTTCAATGGCGCTCGGCATTTTGAAATCTTTTCTGTTTTGGTTTGGAACTTGTTTGATTAGTTGAGAGTGGTATTTCTCTTCACTGTTGGCGTTGTGCTGTCAGAGACGTTCTGATTTCAACGCTGTCATGGTTGGCCTTTTATGCTTACTCGTTCTACGTTTAATGTATTGTCAGTCAGCTTGCTTGCACGAACATGTCTGGCCAGCTGTACTATATTTAGAGCGAAATGATCATGAGATGGTTGACGTCACTAGTTGTGAGTGCGCCCTCTCGAAATATGGCATGTCGCGACAGGTTCTTGTAGGGGTGTAGCATGgcagtctcggttacccagactcctCTGGTAGCGCAGaggagtctgggtaaccgagactaggGTGTAGCATGGCAGTTCGCTCGGGTGCCGTGTTGAGGTCTATATCCTGTGATTTTACCTGATATCGTTTAGCGATGTCCTGTACTGGTTACACAGTAATTGTCGGTGTGTTAAAAGGCCAACGGCAGTCGTCATTACTTACGGCCGGAGGAATTGCTTCAAGTATTGAAAAAACTTGGAGTTCTACCCCGCTTCCACATATCTTTTTTAAAACAGCCCCTTCCCCCTTGCTGGCTCGAAATATTTATGTGATCCTCTCTGTCATacgtcgtctgtctgtctgtctgtctgtctgtctgtctgtctgtctgtctgtctgtatgtatgtatgtatgtatgtatgtatacatgtatgtatgtaacagTCTTTCGCTTGTCAATGGGGCTATTGGTCCTGATAATTGGTGCAAATCAATCTGGCACTAAGCCTGTGGAACTGTCAATTCCTTATACAATCAAACGTGGTTCCCTTTGACAGCGATCACCTCCTTAACACCATAACATTTTAGACCATATTTACATCAGATTATCGTTATCACAAATTACGTACCATAGATACATTTGTCTCGTATATTCTATGCCTGCAAGAAATTGATACTGACTACTGAAACAGCTTAAAAGTAAATTTAGTGTTACTCAACAGTATCAACATGGAAATATCTCTAAATCATTTTCAATTAAAGCAAGCAGCTTTGAACATGTTTCATTCACTAGACTGGGAGAGGGCAGAAGACATAGTCACCCTTCCGATGCTGCACATTTGAAAATATAGCGTTTAAAATAGTGTTATTTCGAGATACATAGAATACTGAATAACATCTAACCTCCAATAGTCCAGTCACAACCATAACCCTTACCTCGCCAAGTTGTAATCACAATCAGGCCAAGTTGGTTAAAACATGTCCCATTTTTTGCATTTGAGAAATACTTTTAACATCTGGAGGGCCCTGCAAACATAGATATAGTAAACATGGTTTTACTGACTAAACCTGCTATGAAATACTACTATACTCTAGGTTTTGAGTCCTGCCGATGTTTCCGGCTTTGGTAGATATTGGTTCAGCGATACTGCCATCtctggcaggataagggttgaATCTGTGTaatacattcatacattt
Protein-coding regions in this window:
- the LOC139151230 gene encoding uncharacterized protein isoform X1, which codes for MPSAIEVPDFIPQPLLKHHDASVLDLAFVIDCTSSMGSYINQAKKSIQGIVEEIVAKEMSDIHLALVEYRDHPPEDRTFITRVMDFTPSLKKMQQKMTSMSPYGGGDGPEAVADGLHEALHLKWRPQATKVTILVADAPPHGLDDSGDNFPKGCPAGHDPMKISRQMAEKNITLYSVACGSYAEEFKDFFMAIAHVTGGQYVALKDANLLSKVIIGGAREEMSLQQLMDEVNHEVMQEFHARGGTVDEDAMATRVETTLKKRNRTAKAMTTDTDALPDVSEKSKRIAELESMADVRTELAKPETSLSPSPMTTTPVKTHRKRKLDVSSSSPVPSPKIAKTPKVTSVDSDDVARTRSRSKCPITGICTVCNPSTSSRSCCAKVSGRKSPSLTPSPPSTPTRTYPTAPSSVKVGTSLPSPASPKRVTLVDDIAVDESKTVSSKQVRRLVKKSIAINKLRKM
- the LOC139151230 gene encoding uncharacterized protein isoform X2, coding for MPSAIEVPDFIPQPLLKHHDASVLDLAFVIDCTSSMGSYINQAKKSIQGIVEEIVAKEMSDIHLALVEYRDHPPEDRTFITRVMDFTPSLKKMQQKMTSMSPYGGGDGPEAVADGLHEALHLKWRPQATKVTILVADAPPHGLDDSGDNFPKGCPAGHDPMKISRQMAEKNITLYSVACGSYAEEFKDFFMAIAHVTGGQYVALKDANLLSKVIIGGAREEMSLQQLMDEVNHEVMQEFHARGGTVDEDAMATRVETTLKKRSKTAKAMTTDTDALPDVSEKSKRIAELESMADVRTELAKPETSLSPSPMTTTPVKTHRKRKLDVSSSSPVPSPKIAKTPKVTSVDSDDVARTRSRSKCPITGICTVCNPSTSSRSCCAKVSGRKSPSLTPSPPSTPTRTYPTAPSSVKVGTSLPSPASPKRVTLVDDIAVDESKTVSSKQVRRLVKKSIAINKLRKM